AGAACAAACGGCATCCCGACGTTTTTCCCAAACAGCCTTTCCCCCGATTTCCACAGGAATTCAGAAAGGAATCCGACGGGGCATATCCAACTGCAGAACGCCTTTTTGAAAAGGACAGCGATGACTAGTATGGCGACAAAAATGACGAGACCGGCGGGATGAATGTCATTGATCTCGCCGGTGAGTACAGTGTACTTGAGGCTCATCAGGCTGCTGATCGGCAGAAATGCCTCGACAGAAGGAGGGCGTCCGAAATACGGTGTTTCACCGTAGGTCTCATAGTACCGTACGAAACCGTAAAACCGGTACCCCACAATCAAGACCAGGATCGTGAAAAACAACTGGATGCAGTTTCGCGTGAGCTGATACTTTTTCTTCTGCAACGTGAGCTTCCTATAACGCTTCCACCCGTGCAACTTCAGGTACCTTCTCTTTGAGAATCCGCTCCACACCCATCTGCAGTGTCATCTGTGAACTCGGACACCCGTGGCAGGCGCCGGTGAGTTTCACGGTGACGACATTATCATCGCTGAGCCCCACAAACTCTACATCTCCGCCGTCAGCCCGCAGATATGGCCGTACCAACTCCAGCGCTTTCTCGACCCGCGCTTCGAGCGGTAATATCTTTCCCTCTTTGACCCGCGTAATGTCCACCTTCCAATCAACCGGTCCTCTTTCACAATACACCCATTCAAATTCACCCTCGTACTCGGCGCAGAACTGGTAATATAAGGGTTTCGGGTCATGGTCATTGATGATGCTCAGTGTCTTGCCTACTTCCAGACTTTCGAAGGCTGAAAATATCTTACCATGACGCGCGGCCGGGACAATATCCCGCAGATCAAGTGTCACATTATCGGTTGTCGTACTCATTGCCATATCCTCCAGTTTAGTTTGCCCATAT
This is a stretch of genomic DNA from Candidatus Latescibacter sp.. It encodes these proteins:
- a CDS encoding 4Fe-4S binding protein yields the protein MQKKKYQLTRNCIQLFFTILVLIVGYRFYGFVRYYETYGETPYFGRPPSVEAFLPISSLMSLKYTVLTGEINDIHPAGLVIFVAILVIAVLFKKAFCSWICPVGFLSEFLWKSGERLFGKNVGMPFVL
- a CDS encoding NifU family protein, with the translated sequence MLPLEARVEKALELVRPYLRADGGDVEFVGLSDDNVVTVKLTGACHGCPSSQMTLQMGVERILKEKVPEVARVEAL